Proteins from a genomic interval of Clostridium sp. AN503:
- a CDS encoding carbohydrate ABC transporter permease has translation MDSLQRNYRRTKMLVYLTLGAGAVLMIFPFLWMLLTSFKSAGESVQIPPTILPKQWLTDNYTKALTSLPFMKLYLNTTLLIIFRVILAVAFSSAAGFAFAKLQFKGKNLLFGIVLMQMMLPSQIFIIPQYQMLAKMGLTNTIFALVFPGIVSAFGTFFLRQSYMGIPDEVGEAAYLDGCNKWQVFTKVMMPLTKASMAALTIFTAVFAYADLMWPLIANTDLNKMTLSAGLSTLRGQFTTNYPVLMAGSMLAMVPMVILYLAFQKQFIEGIAMTGGK, from the coding sequence ATGGATTCGTTACAGAGAAATTACCGGAGAACAAAGATGCTGGTCTATCTGACGCTGGGAGCCGGGGCAGTGCTGATGATCTTCCCGTTTTTATGGATGCTCCTCACCAGCTTCAAATCAGCCGGGGAGAGCGTACAGATCCCCCCGACCATCCTTCCGAAGCAATGGCTGACGGACAATTATACCAAAGCATTGACCAGCCTGCCCTTTATGAAGCTGTATCTCAACACGACGCTGCTGATCATATTCCGCGTGATCCTGGCGGTAGCATTTTCCTCCGCAGCCGGATTTGCGTTTGCGAAGCTTCAGTTTAAGGGAAAGAACCTGCTGTTTGGCATCGTGCTGATGCAGATGATGCTGCCGTCCCAGATCTTTATCATTCCCCAGTATCAGATGCTGGCGAAGATGGGGCTGACCAATACGATCTTTGCCCTGGTGTTCCCGGGGATCGTCAGCGCTTTTGGGACCTTCTTCCTGCGCCAGTCCTATATGGGGATTCCCGACGAGGTGGGCGAGGCGGCTTACCTGGATGGCTGCAATAAATGGCAGGTATTTACAAAGGTGATGATGCCTCTCACAAAGGCATCCATGGCGGCCCTTACGATCTTTACGGCAGTATTTGCTTATGCTGACTTGATGTGGCCGCTGATCGCCAACACGGATTTAAATAAAATGACCCTGTCCGCAGGGCTTTCCACTCTGCGCGGACAGTTTACCACCAATTACCCGGTTCTGATGGCAGGCTCCATGCTGGCCATGGTCCCGATGGTGATCCTGTATCTGGCG